DNA from Brassica napus cultivar Da-Ae chromosome C4, Da-Ae, whole genome shotgun sequence:
CCagagaaaaaccaaaaaacacaaAAGCCCTAAAACTATTCTAAAGATTAAGCAGAAGAAGAACCAGAAACTGACGAGGCAAGGTAAAGGACGCCTTCACCCCTCGGAACACAATCCGGCGACGCAGAGCTGAGAgagcctccacctcccggagACTTTACCGGCGacgcagagctgaagaagcctcCACCCCCGGAAACTTAAACGGCGCCGGCGTAGCTATCAGAGTCTCCGCCTCCCGGAATAAACCCTAACTTCAAACTAAAATTGTCGCGACTAGCCACGTCCTTCTTCCTCACCACGAATCCAGAGAAGGGTAGGTTACCACCGTTTGAAGACCGCTGTAAGCAGAGTTCTTCCGACGGCAAAAACCCTCGCCCAGATCCGAAAATATATCGGAGAGGACAGCAGATCGACGCTCACAGAGGGAGACCTAGACTGAATCGACACGGAAGGAGCCACCGGCGCCGGCACGCGCGCAGACGCACAGCCGGACGGCGGGGCTTCCCTCACACgcgtttctctctctctctcgctcccAGCcgaatgtctattttttttttgaagcaatatatatatatatattcgtaacttttttttttctcatttacataagaaaatataatgtttCATAATCATTGATATACGAATTTCACGATGAAGTTtgtgaaaacaataaataagTACAATCCCATAAAAATGAACGGATTTGTGGTATTTTATAGTAAAAAGAACGAAAGCTAGTATCTGTAGATTCTACTTCTACTCCGTTCAACACAAGCCTTCACTATCTCCACTGTAAGAATTGGGTTGCGCTCTGCGAACAGCTTGAGCTCATCAGAGTAAGCAATGGTAGTTATATTCATTTGGATACAGCTTAAGGCAGCATTGTTCAGTTCGTCATCGAAAGGGATTTGGGCAAGCTCATAAACGTCAAGAGCATTAGACTCATTCAGAGAAGATATAAGTTCGTCTCTGCATAGGTCTCGTAGATGTGGGATCTCATATTTGTCCGCTGCTAGATAGAGTGATCGAGCATGCTCTGCACAAGGCGTTGAGCCACAGCCACTACTGTATATGAACTCTACTAAAGCCTTTACCTCTTCATGTTTCATCTCCGAGAGAGTGATTATCTCTTTCCCTGACGAAGTCTTGCACTCATCCTCCTCCAGCATCTTCTTAAAAACCTTTGATCTTGCGGCCTATTAAAATATCAAGAAGAGGGTCAAGTGTTATTGTTTATTGAACCAGATAAATAGGAATAAATAGGAAGAAGTACTAGAGACCAGAACAAGCTTGTGGGCGGAGATCACTGCATCTGGATCGCTGTCACCTGCCTTGAGCAGCACATCAACTTGCCATTGTTCTTCCAAGATATGCGCAAATCCATCTAAGAAAATGCTTACGTTGGTATCTGTTGCCATAGCTATATGATATTTTGATCACTTGAATTCGATTGAGTTATATAGAGAATCAAGTTACCATGGTCAACTAACTTAACATCGCTTCCTTATTTCCAATACTTGGGGAATGGAGAAGAGAATTTTAAAAGcctaattttttgttttgcgTTTCTCTTGGGAACCAACACAATGACCAATCAGcgttgtttttgaaaataagtattttcggttatttagttatttttatcaTTACTGTATCAATTATcattatatatgtacatatataaatcatttgaTATAGTACAAGTTAATCAATGAATTGTTGTCTAGTATTTAAATTTGACAcctctaattattattttctaaattatattatttatatattatatttcaaatgTAAATAGAGCAATAAAAACATTCTATAAATATTTGACATTCagatatttattataacttaactaatattcacaaatataacaaaatattagtatattttaacACAATTTTTTTCCGGCATCAttctttcatatacaaatgattgatgttttagtctttttatttgtatacaaaacattgatgttaaaatttaatttaatacatcttgctttaaaacaaaaacataaattaaaatataagtggTAAAAATTTATTGAGAATCAAATAAAACTAAGTATTCAATAACACCccctaataaaaatttattgagaATCCTGAGGAATCGGTGGAGTCGTGGATGTTGCTGAGATATAGCCATGTAGGTACGGATCGTCATGGATGAGGTTCTTGTGGAGGTTATGAGACGTCTCGGGTTGGTGGCGACAAATACGGTAGTGATTACGAGTTTTCAAAGTTGTGCGTTTTATCTAAggatcccttatatactaaagcacaagtaaTATCACCAAtcaaaattttacacataatcaacatttataaaaatcaataaaagaTTAATTTAAACAAGATGAATGTTACGTATCAACGGTTACAACCCACAATTTTTctttcctcatccacgatcttTCTTCCCATATGCACAAATCTAGCATAAAACTGATGAGGAATTGTACTTCATCCTTCCTTGCTCTCCATGTCTCTCTTGCATCATTTTTCCTCTATTTCCTCAATTCTTAGTTGTTGCAGTTGATAGAGGTTTAGGCACTTCTCTTCAACTCGATTCCGTGTTCTATACATATATTTCACCTAAGTAATATGTGATCACTTTTGCAGGAAACAAAGCGAAGATGTCATTGGATTATACCCATCTTTCTCAACTGATTCTTTCTAAAAAAGAATGGAAGAAAAGCTAGAAAGTTGTTGGATATTCAACTTATAATTTCCAGGTGagttaattacaaaaataacttTAGTTTTAAAGTTGTGTTGATCATTCGTGGTTATATTTCTTTGGATAATATGCCATTATAGCATGGATCTCAAACCAGGTTCAGAACAAAGAAATATTTTACAAGGCTTGATAATTGATCATTCCTTGCTGATTACCCTCATGAAAACTAGAGATTTAATCATGTTTGGTTTGTAATCTAAAGCCACGTTATAACTAAATATGAATTTATTGTCAAAtccattttattttacattgaTTGCATTGTTTTTAACTATACAAGAAGAAATTTCTCTcacttttgttttcttgttaacTAGCTATTAAGTTattaagaaattaattattGTATATCAAAATGATATGCAATTAAAAACACACATATCTGTTAGTATCCAATCCAAAGTTCTTTGTTTCAACTTTATATCTGAAAGGTAAGTAGTTTTATGTATGTAGGTGTGGTTTCTGATATTAGGAACATTCAATACGGAAGAAGATTTGAGGAGAAACAGAggagaatgaaacaaaaaaGTACAAAGGAAGCAGAAGCACCCGCAAGGTGATTCAGTTAAATATGGAACTCTAGAGTTTCTTCACCAAAAGTAAGTCTCAACATCTATTTACCATTTAAAAACTATTCTTGGATATTGCTATACATTTTGGTATGTGCTTAATACTTTTAAGTCATTATTACATCCTGTGATCATGTTGTGGTGGATACATATATAGTCTATGCTCTGCAAGTATATGTGTTGCTAGGATTCATCTTCACTGGAGCCGGAATTGAAATATACCATAAGAAGGTGATGTCTAACTTCAAAAAAGGTAATGTCTAGAAACCCATGAACGCTCAGTACGAGAATCTCTATAATGTTTTTGTATTATCAAGTATATGATTTTGTGATTATGTAAATGTTAATAATTTTGAGAAACTTTACTTGATTTAAGTGACAATTAGGATCATATTTTTCACAATTTCCTTTCAATTATAGTATTTAATCAATGTTTAGTCATCTATGTCATTTAGATTTAAAAActatcccctagactatatttgcgaagtgattttgccacatgtcctctctacaatcaatttcacaaaacaaatatgacatggctactgaaattgatgacatgacttccggaaaaatatgacatggataatttcatttaatgttgatttatatttttggcaaacttattagaatatggtaataattcatatattaaatttaatattgatatttatttttggtaaacttttttaaaatattgtaatagctcatacatcatctataaaataaatatattcatatataacatttcaaatttcgaaatattattatttttgtgtaattataaagctttcaaaaatttctacaattttttaaaaatttaaatatctaatcgtaagattattagttttttatatacctacaaattttataaatattgtttaaactaaaattttgataattatacaatgttatatcatttttattagttttatacaaattgatttaatatatatcaaatctatatcaaatattagtaagaaaatagtaaatctataatatttgattaaatttatttttaaatataagttagatttaaaaaaaaatttactgcacatggtgcaggaaaacacctagtagcACTATTAAGTAAATAGTAAAGATCACATATTTTCAAACTAAAGTGCAagtaaatttgattatttaaattattttctattgtTATGTACCTGATTTGTTTTCGTATAATGATGTTTATGTGCTACATGCTGATTTTTTTTACTGTTTTAATTGAATTTGTAAGATTATTTGCAGATATTGAATGAATTAATCGATGTAAAAGCCAAAGACAGATTGCTCACAGAGCATGTTGATTATGAGAAAAAAGTACTGGAAAGAAGAGCAAGATAgaaataaatcaagaaaactTCAAACTAATATTTGTATGCAACGAACTAATTTATAACAATGTAAAAAACTAAACAGATGTAACTTAGTTTTTATATGTTTGTGGGCTACTCAGTAATAATGtgttaatattttagtataaatatgaaatatttttatgtctatttttattttatttagctAAATTTTATACTAACTTTTAGTTATGGATATATATAgctaaaatttgattttatttataaacaaacattatttcCGTGCGTAGCACACGGGGGCACACTagtaatataataaaatcaGAAGTTGGAATAAATACAACAAAATATCTCAtgttaaaaatatcttttagttAAAGAAAAATACGAAAAATGGATAGAAATTTTGAAATCAGAAGTTTTGAGAATTTCATCAAAAACCATATGAAACACTTGTCTtcttaagaatatatatttatttacctgactaaattaaattaaaatattaatttttttggttaagaaTTTTTGAGGAATTTAAGCGATATAAATGctctaacaaaatatttattaaaaatttcggAAACAATGAAATAGAAGTGATCAAAATgcaaagaaattttaaaattatatgtttgaaGAATAGATTAATCAAAAAGAGGATtggtttaataatatatatgtatagtttTAGGAACAAAAGTTATGGCCCTAAAGTAGATTAAAATAAAGCAATTGCAGGAGGAAAATCTGTTacaaccatttaaaaaaaaagcaattaagtgataaaattgaatatacaaaaaaaattagtaaaggAAATCCAAAGTTGACAATTAATGATTGGTATCTATCTATCTTATATACGGAAAACGATAGGAACGGACCTAAGCAAATAGGAATTAACCATGTGATATACTTGATTAGttacagaaatataaaaatattcagattACTAAAGCGAAAAGGTTTATTAGCTCAAGCGATAGCTAGGGCTCTATATAAACATCTTAGGCGTCCTCTCAACGTCTAACCAAACAAACTCAAAACTTCA
Protein-coding regions in this window:
- the LOC106403799 gene encoding putative BTB/POZ domain-containing protein At2g40440 encodes the protein MATDTNVSIFLDGFAHILEEQWQVDVLLKAGDSDPDAVISAHKLVLAARSKVFKKMLEEDECKTSSGKEIITLSEMKHEEVKALVEFIYSSGCGSTPCAEHARSLYLAADKYEIPHLRDLCRDELISSLNESNALDVYELAQIPFDDELNNAALSCIQMNITTIAYSDELKLFAERNPILTVEIVKACVERSRSRIYRY